Part of the Paenibacillus aurantius genome, TGGCTGCACCACCGGCGCGTCCCGTTCTTGCTGTTGTCGTAAAAATGAAGAACGCAATCCGGATTCCCGCACTTCCTGACCAATCCAAAATCGACATGGGCGAGCAAGTCAACGCCCGCCTCAGCCACCGGAATGAGCAAATCGCTCGGGTCCCGTACCTCGACCTGCCGTTCCACGAAGAATCCGCCATCGAGGCGCAGCAATCTTGTCGTCGTAACCTGATCCTTTAGTATCCGGTTAACATGCTCTGTGGCTTCTACGGATCCTTCCGCTCCCTGTATCGCCTGCTTAACCAACGTTTGCAAGCTCGTTCGGAGCTCGACGGCATCCGCGACTAGTGTTTTGCTTTCTGCAGGCCCCCATTTTTCCTTCACGGCATGGATTTGCTCTTTTGTAAAGAGCTGACTTAGGGATAACCAATTCAAGATATCCTCCCATGTCCCTAGCAGATCCACCAGCTTGCCATCGCTTACGACTTCCGTATTTATAAAGTCCAATGCCGGATGGTTTCCTATGAAAAAAAATGATGGGGCGACTTTCTTGGGCATCCTTCCGCACTCCTTACCGCCTGTTTGCCCTCATTATAGCTCTATCTCTCTCGTTTATTCAAACGACGGAGATTCTTGACCGTCTTGACTTGGGTCCTAAATATAAAAAGGCCGCTCATCGAGAGCGGTCTTCTTCTCTGCCTTATTTTTGAACGTCTCTTCGACGAATGCATTGCCAATGTTGCTGGCGTCACCCGAATTGGAAACATGGATTAATCTGAAACATGAAGCACTATACGACCACGTCCGTGTCCTCGTTGGCTCATTTCGTGGGCAAGACCGGCTTCATACAAAGGAAATGTTCCGGCAATGATGGTCTTCACGATCCCCTCTTCCATTAATTGAACAATGGCTTTCAAATCTTCACTTGTGGAAAGACGGCTCGGTTTTAATGCCCTGATGCCCAACTCCTGCGCTTTTTCCAATGACGGTTGTTCCAATAAGGAAATAAGAGTTCCTCCGGATTTTATTACAGCCCATGAGCGTTCAAGCGTTTCCCCTCCCACGGTGTCAAGAACAAGGTCCACATCCTGCACGACTTGTTCAAACGATGTAGAGGAATAATCGATCACTATATCTGCTCCCAATGACCGTACAAAATCCACATTTGCCGCAGAAGCTGTCCCAATTACATGCGCACCTTTCCATTTGGCGAATTGGACAGCAAATAATCCGACTCCCCCAGCAGCTCCATGAATCAGGACCCGTTCTCCTGCTTGCAGCCCTCCATCATGTATTAGTGCCTGCCAAGCGGTTGCTGCACCACCTGATATCGTTGCTGCCTCATCAAAGCTGATGGAATAAGGCTTAAGAGCCACCAAATAGAGACCCATTCCAATACCAATTTTGATCTTTCGATAAAGGGAAATAACTACTCAAGTCGGGCATGACGTCGGTCATGCAGCACCAGCAGGATGATTAGCAACATCATTACACCCAGGACGATGCCGGCCTCTGTGGCAAGTACCCGTGCCAGCGGATACTCCGGGTAGGACGGCGCATCGGGGTGAATGGCGGAAAAGAGGTTGTAGGAGAACAGCATTCCGGAGGAGATCCATGCCGCCGCCATGGGAGGCAAGAACCTCCTCGACCCGCGGCGGGAGGTCAGCACCAGCAAGCCCCACGCCCCCGCTAAGGACCACACCCCGGTACTCAACGTCAGCAGCTGCCACCACACGTCGCGGCCATCCAGCAGGCCCGGGTCGATGCCGAGGGTGCCGCCCGCCGCCCAGAATACCTTGATGACGCCGAGCAGGATGCAGCCGGCTGCGGCTATCCTTGCCAGGGGGATCTGCAGCTGCCGGGTATGTCCCTGCAGCTTACCACTCTCGGTCGAACCGCCCAGTGCCTCCGGCCACCGTGCCTTGGCGTACCCCGCCAAGGCGAGTGGCAGGCATATGCCGACCCCGATCAGTGAAACCATGACGAAGATCTGCTCGTAGGCCCAGAAGTCGGCGGCACCTGCCTCCATGTCCCGGTTCATAGCGGCCGGGCCGAGCACTGGTGCTAGCAACAGCAGGGGAACGAGCAAACCCGTGCCCATCCACACGGGCAGGGCTACCAGCCACGCGGGCAGCCGTTCCCCCCACGGCCGGCAGAACGCCATCGCCAGCAGGATGCCGACCGCGGCGATAACCGCGGTTGCTGCGTTGATCGCGCGCCAACTGGCGTCGCCCATTTGCTCGGTCGGAAGGAAAAGGCCGAAAGTCCAGGCGATTTTGATCAGCAGATAGGGAGTCACCGCTAAGGCAGCACCATATCCGCAAATTCTTCGCATCTTCATTAATCGGGAGACCTTCCACTCTGCTGTTCCTGTCATGTCGTCAATGGTCGAGTTTTGTTCGTATTGCATGTTCTTACCTCCTAAAATAACTCTACAAGTGCTTTAGAACCTACCCTAGATCTCTGATAGCGGTTTGCCATTAATC contains:
- a CDS encoding CGNR zinc finger domain-containing protein codes for the protein MPKKVAPSFFFIGNHPALDFINTEVVSDGKLVDLLGTWEDILNWLSLSQLFTKEQIHAVKEKWGPAESKTLVADAVELRTSLQTLVKQAIQGAEGSVEATEHVNRILKDQVTTTRLLRLDGGFFVERQVEVRDPSDLLIPVAEAGVDLLAHVDFGLVRKCGNPDCVLHFYDNSKNGTRRWCSQKTCGNRMKVAAYLERRKPKET
- a CDS encoding NADP-dependent oxidoreductase: MALKPYSISFDEAATISGGAATAWQALIHDGGLQAGERVLIHGAAGGVGLFAVQFAKWKGAHVIGTASAANVDFVRSLGADIVIDYSSTSFEQVVQDVDLVLDTVGGETLERSWAVIKSGGTLISLLEQPSLEKAQELGIRALKPSRLSTSEDLKAIVQLMEEGIVKTIIAGTFPLYEAGLAHEMSQRGHGRGRIVLHVSD